From one Pseudomonas sp. S35 genomic stretch:
- a CDS encoding NAD(P)-dependent alcohol dehydrogenase, giving the protein MKAYRLDNFTSIDDLHLYNEPAPKPQRGEVLVRVHAVSLNFRDIAMLRNQYPVPHLKGLIPTSDGAGEVLAVGAGVDDFKVGDRVMSTFHPRWYAGRRPANLFQYGYGAAIDGWLVEQKVVSQEALVRMPDSLSYEEAATLPCAAVTAWTALNEGAAVRAGGTVLVQGSGGVSIFALQLAKAVGATVLATTSSAKKAERLLALGADKVVNYLEEPQWGDRVRALAQGQGVERIVEVGGPGTLAQSLRAVRPGGEVALIGFVSPEGRHINYLDLFMSGATFRHITVGSRESLMDVAQAIDVAGIKPVIDRVFDFADARAAFHLDSGAHFGKVVIRCA; this is encoded by the coding sequence ATGAAGGCCTATCGCCTGGACAACTTCACAAGCATCGACGACCTGCACCTGTACAACGAACCTGCTCCCAAACCACAGCGAGGTGAGGTGCTGGTTCGCGTTCATGCCGTGTCCCTCAACTTCCGAGACATCGCGATGCTTCGCAATCAGTATCCAGTGCCGCATCTCAAGGGGCTGATCCCCACCAGCGATGGCGCCGGCGAGGTACTGGCAGTCGGCGCGGGCGTCGACGACTTCAAAGTGGGCGATCGGGTCATGAGTACGTTCCATCCGCGTTGGTACGCCGGGCGCAGGCCAGCCAATCTCTTCCAGTACGGCTATGGCGCCGCCATCGATGGCTGGCTGGTTGAACAGAAAGTCGTCAGCCAGGAAGCGCTCGTGCGGATGCCGGACTCACTGTCATACGAAGAGGCCGCTACGCTGCCGTGCGCAGCCGTTACCGCCTGGACGGCCCTGAACGAAGGGGCTGCAGTCCGTGCTGGCGGCACCGTGCTCGTCCAGGGCAGCGGCGGGGTTTCCATCTTCGCGTTACAACTGGCCAAGGCCGTCGGCGCCACCGTGCTCGCCACTACCTCCAGCGCAAAGAAGGCCGAGCGACTGCTGGCGCTTGGTGCCGACAAGGTGGTGAACTATCTGGAGGAGCCGCAGTGGGGAGATCGCGTGCGCGCTTTGGCCCAGGGCCAAGGTGTGGAACGTATCGTGGAGGTCGGCGGGCCTGGAACGCTAGCACAGAGCCTGCGCGCCGTGCGACCGGGTGGCGAGGTCGCACTCATCGGTTTCGTGAGCCCGGAGGGCCGCCACATCAACTACCTCGATCTATTCATGAGTGGCGCGACCTTCCGGCACATCACGGTTGGCAGCCGCGAGTCGCTCATGGACGTTGCCCAGGCGATCGACGTCGCCGGCATCAAGCCCGTGATCGACCGCGTCTTCGACTTCGCCGACGCGAGAGCAGCATTCCATCTCGACAGCGGCGCGCACTTCGGGAAGGTGGTCATCCGCTGTGCATGA
- a CDS encoding SDR family NAD(P)-dependent oxidoreductase, protein MSLSLSGTVALVTGSSSGIGHASARALAARGASVALIARRQDRLDALVAQIQESGGTAFAVPADITERAQAEAAVRATVERFGRLDILVNNAGLMLLGPIVGGDPDEWNRMIAINQQGLLYMTHAALPHLLAAAQDDPRRVADIVNISSIAGRVAWANYGAYNMTKFGVNGFTESLRQEITKKHVRVGVLEPGGVETELGSHNTGVMREGIDTFYETTEVLQAEDIADGVAYMVTRPRHASISELWIMPTDQA, encoded by the coding sequence ATGTCTCTATCTCTCAGCGGCACCGTCGCACTCGTCACCGGCTCCAGCAGCGGCATCGGTCACGCCAGCGCGCGGGCACTCGCGGCAAGGGGCGCTTCCGTCGCCCTAATCGCCCGTCGCCAGGACCGCCTGGACGCGCTCGTGGCACAGATCCAGGAATCAGGCGGCACCGCCTTTGCAGTACCCGCTGACATCACCGAACGCGCCCAAGCCGAAGCCGCCGTGCGCGCAACGGTTGAGCGCTTCGGACGACTGGACATTCTGGTCAACAACGCTGGCCTGATGCTGCTCGGTCCTATCGTTGGTGGTGACCCCGACGAGTGGAACCGGATGATCGCCATCAACCAGCAAGGTCTGCTCTACATGACACATGCGGCCCTGCCCCATCTGCTCGCCGCTGCACAGGACGACCCGCGCCGGGTTGCCGACATCGTCAACATCTCGTCGATCGCCGGCCGCGTGGCCTGGGCCAATTACGGCGCCTACAACATGACGAAGTTTGGCGTTAACGGATTCACCGAATCGCTGCGCCAGGAGATCACCAAGAAGCATGTGCGCGTCGGTGTGCTGGAGCCCGGAGGTGTTGAAACCGAACTGGGCTCGCACAACACCGGCGTGATGCGCGAGGGCATCGACACCTTTTACGAGACGACCGAAGTGCTGCAGGCCGAAGACATCGCAGATGGCGTGGCCTACATGGTGACCCGTCCGCGCCACGCCTCAATTAGCGAGCTGTGGATCATGCCCACCGACCAGGCCTAG
- a CDS encoding LysR family transcriptional regulator has translation MARFDELAAFATVVRERSFTRAAAQMGVSQSALSQTIRALETRLELKLLNRTTRSLSPTEAGERLYQTVAPRFADIEAELAVLGDLRGKAVGTVRISATESVVQTLVWPRLQPWLPSHPDIKVEISSDNRFIDIVAERFDIGVRLGNDVAKDMIAVRMAPDLRMAVAASPEYLARRGEPRTPQDLTEHDCIALRLPTHGGLLAWEFKRRGKTINVHPAGQLIVNTTDLAVRAALAGQGLVWASVNFINKHLASGELVTVLDGWAIVYPGHHLYYASRSASPALMLVVKALKTQ, from the coding sequence ATGGCGAGATTCGATGAACTGGCGGCCTTCGCGACCGTTGTGCGCGAGCGCAGCTTCACACGCGCTGCGGCGCAGATGGGCGTGTCGCAGTCCGCGCTCAGCCAGACGATTCGGGCACTGGAAACCCGTCTGGAGCTGAAACTGCTGAACCGGACGACGCGCAGCCTCTCGCCAACGGAAGCCGGTGAGCGCCTGTATCAGACGGTCGCTCCGCGCTTCGCGGACATCGAGGCCGAACTGGCCGTGCTCGGCGACTTGCGCGGCAAGGCGGTCGGCACGGTGCGCATCAGCGCCACCGAAAGCGTCGTTCAGACGTTGGTCTGGCCCCGTCTGCAGCCCTGGCTGCCAAGCCATCCCGACATCAAGGTCGAGATCAGCAGCGACAACCGCTTCATCGACATCGTCGCAGAGCGCTTCGACATCGGGGTACGTCTCGGAAACGACGTCGCCAAGGACATGATCGCGGTGCGCATGGCGCCTGACCTGCGCATGGCGGTCGCCGCCAGTCCAGAGTACCTGGCGCGCCGGGGCGAGCCCCGCACGCCGCAGGATCTCACCGAACATGACTGCATCGCGCTGCGTCTTCCAACTCATGGCGGCCTGCTCGCCTGGGAGTTCAAACGCCGCGGAAAGACCATCAACGTGCACCCCGCCGGCCAGCTCATCGTCAACACCACCGACCTGGCCGTCAGGGCCGCGCTGGCAGGCCAGGGACTGGTCTGGGCTTCGGTCAATTTCATCAACAAGCACCTCGCCAGCGGCGAACTGGTCACGGTCCTGGACGGCTGGGCCATCGTCTATCCCGGCCACCACCTCTACTATGCCAGCCGTAGCGCCTCTCCAGCGTTGATGCTTGTCGTCAAAGCACTGAAGACACAGTGA
- a CDS encoding DUF1330 domain-containing protein, whose product MKKQMMGVLAAIALTLSSGVYAQDAKAPGYMIANYTITDQAGFQRYMDAAGTLAAQYGGKIIVFNLNATAVEGKPESVMAIAEFPSLADAQRFYSSPEYTAARKFRMASTKGSVVITEGFVSPKQ is encoded by the coding sequence ATGAAAAAGCAAATGATGGGTGTACTCGCCGCGATTGCGTTGACGCTCTCTTCTGGCGTGTACGCCCAGGACGCGAAGGCGCCTGGCTACATGATCGCCAACTACACCATCACAGACCAGGCCGGCTTTCAGCGCTACATGGATGCCGCCGGAACTCTTGCCGCCCAGTACGGCGGCAAGATAATCGTCTTCAACTTGAATGCGACCGCCGTAGAGGGCAAGCCGGAGTCCGTCATGGCCATCGCCGAGTTCCCCAGTCTGGCCGATGCGCAGCGCTTCTATAGCTCCCCGGAATACACGGCAGCCAGGAAATTCCGTATGGCGTCCACCAAGGGATCGGTGGTGATCACCGAGGGTTTTGTGTCGCCAAAGCAATGA
- a CDS encoding SDR family oxidoreductase yields the protein MSDKQVWLITGAGRGLGVDIAKAALAAGHAVVATGRDAATVAAVLGANDDLLAVKLDVTRPDEAQAAVEAAIARFGRIDVLINNAGNFYAGFFEELSVEQVRSQIETLLFGPMNVARAVLPEMRKQRSGLLLTISSTAGIAGGMFCTAYAAAKFGLEGWIESLAPEIEPFGIRTMLVEPGFFRTELLSAESTTYAQPTIEDYAERSRQTVEAWSGMNGKQGGDPAKLADAIVRLAGLDAPPARFAAGTDAVQAFETKANTLLAQADAHRALSSSLAHDDA from the coding sequence ATGTCTGACAAACAAGTTTGGCTCATCACTGGAGCAGGACGCGGACTTGGCGTGGACATCGCCAAAGCAGCATTGGCCGCCGGTCACGCCGTCGTTGCCACGGGCCGCGACGCGGCAACGGTGGCGGCTGTGCTCGGCGCAAATGACGATCTGCTGGCGGTCAAACTCGACGTGACCCGCCCCGATGAAGCGCAGGCGGCTGTTGAGGCTGCCATCGCCCGGTTTGGTCGAATCGACGTGCTGATCAACAACGCCGGCAACTTCTATGCCGGCTTCTTCGAGGAGCTGAGCGTCGAGCAGGTCCGCAGCCAGATCGAGACGTTGCTGTTTGGCCCGATGAACGTCGCCCGTGCCGTGCTACCCGAGATGCGTAAGCAGCGCTCGGGCCTGCTGCTCACCATCTCCTCGACCGCGGGCATCGCGGGGGGCATGTTCTGCACCGCATATGCCGCTGCCAAGTTCGGCCTCGAAGGCTGGATCGAGTCGCTGGCACCGGAGATCGAGCCTTTCGGCATCCGCACTATGCTGGTCGAGCCCGGCTTCTTCCGCACCGAGTTGCTCTCAGCCGAGTCAACCACCTACGCGCAACCGACCATCGAAGACTACGCCGAGCGCTCGCGTCAGACCGTCGAAGCTTGGAGCGGTATGAACGGCAAACAAGGCGGCGACCCCGCCAAGCTGGCCGACGCCATCGTGCGGCTCGCCGGCCTCGATGCGCCACCGGCACGTTTCGCCGCCGGTACCGATGCCGTGCAGGCTTTCGAGACGAAGGCCAACACGTTGCTCGCACAGGCCGATGCCCATCGCGCACTGTCGTCCTCGCTGGCCCACGACGACGCCTGA
- a CDS encoding aldo/keto reductase yields the protein MKTRALGTSGLNVSAIGLGCMGLSFAYGPALDTKDAIALIRSAVDLGVTFFDTAEAYGPFINEEVVGEALAPIRDQVVIATKFGFRSGDSSKGLDSHPNSIKAVADAALKRLKTDCIDLFYQHRVDPAVPIEDVAGTVKELIQQGKVKHFGLSEAGADAIRRAHAVQPVAALQSEYSLWWREPEAEILPTLEELGIGFVPFSPLGKGFLTGAITEQTVFTSDDYRNTVPRFNPDARKANQVLVELIGRIAAQKQATPAQIALAWLLAQKPWIVPIPGTTKLHRLQENVGAVDVVLAPEELDQIEQALATLTIQGARYSEDRQRLVNR from the coding sequence ATGAAAACACGCGCACTTGGAACAAGCGGCTTGAATGTGTCGGCCATCGGTCTGGGTTGCATGGGGCTCAGCTTCGCCTACGGGCCGGCCTTGGATACCAAGGACGCTATCGCCTTGATCCGTTCCGCGGTCGATCTTGGCGTCACCTTCTTCGACACCGCTGAAGCCTATGGCCCCTTCATCAACGAGGAGGTCGTCGGTGAAGCTCTGGCACCGATCCGGGATCAGGTGGTGATCGCCACCAAGTTCGGTTTCCGTTCGGGTGATTCCTCCAAGGGCCTGGACAGCCACCCCAACAGCATCAAGGCCGTCGCCGATGCTGCGTTGAAGCGCTTGAAGACCGATTGCATCGACCTGTTCTATCAGCACCGCGTCGATCCCGCCGTCCCGATCGAGGACGTCGCCGGTACGGTTAAGGAGTTGATCCAGCAGGGCAAGGTCAAGCACTTCGGGCTGTCCGAGGCCGGAGCAGATGCCATTCGGCGCGCACATGCCGTCCAGCCCGTCGCCGCCTTGCAGAGCGAGTACTCGTTGTGGTGGCGCGAGCCGGAGGCCGAGATCTTGCCTACGCTCGAAGAGCTGGGAATCGGCTTCGTGCCGTTCAGCCCGCTCGGCAAGGGGTTTCTCACCGGCGCAATCACCGAACAGACCGTCTTCACCAGCGACGATTACCGCAACACCGTTCCGCGTTTCAATCCCGACGCGCGCAAGGCGAACCAGGTGCTGGTGGAGCTGATCGGACGCATTGCTGCACAGAAGCAGGCCACGCCGGCACAGATCGCCCTGGCTTGGCTGCTGGCGCAGAAGCCCTGGATAGTACCGATCCCGGGCACGACCAAGCTGCATCGTCTACAAGAAAACGTCGGCGCCGTGGATGTCGTGCTGGCACCGGAGGAGCTGGACCAGATCGAACAGGCCTTGGCCACGCTCACGATCCAGGGGGCTCGCTACTCTGAGGATCGCCAGCGCCTGGTCAATCGCTGA
- a CDS encoding MFS transporter, producing MTQFDPRPFSLRVLQRVGDVRAPEVRALAWACLYVFVLFLAYYVLRPIRDELGVAGGVRNLPWLFTGTLVAMLAINPLFAFVVRSWPRERFIAITYRFFMANLLVFLLLLKLAEPAHQVWVGRAFFIWVSVFNLFVVSVFWSLMVDVFNAEQGKRLFGFLAAGATVGGIAGSSLTSGLVATLGQTWLMIACVVLLEVAVFAARRLVRMSQDFERSEDDKAIQCAMGGGVFAGMSHTLRSPYLLGIAAFILLYSVTSTVLYFQQAAIAEASFSDRAARTAFFADIDFWVNVLTLVFQLFLTGRLLKKLGVTVILCALPLCSVIGFTSLSLSSTVAVFVAVQVARRVSNFALARPTREVLFTSVTREDRYKAKNFIDTVVYRAGDQVGSWSYAAMLGLGLSMSGIAIVAVPLSVGWLLLSVWLGLRHNKQMATSTGDTPLVTQGASYDQAAR from the coding sequence ATGACTCAGTTCGATCCCCGACCGTTTTCTTTGCGCGTTCTGCAGCGTGTGGGTGATGTCCGCGCGCCGGAAGTGCGCGCCCTCGCATGGGCGTGTCTGTACGTCTTCGTTCTGTTCCTTGCCTACTATGTGCTGAGACCCATCCGCGATGAGCTGGGGGTGGCCGGTGGTGTGCGCAACCTGCCTTGGTTGTTCACCGGAACACTCGTGGCGATGCTTGCCATCAATCCGCTCTTTGCGTTCGTCGTGCGCAGTTGGCCGCGCGAGCGATTCATCGCCATCACGTACCGATTCTTCATGGCGAACCTGCTGGTTTTCCTGCTACTTCTGAAGCTTGCGGAACCAGCACATCAGGTCTGGGTCGGTCGAGCGTTCTTCATCTGGGTGTCCGTATTCAACCTCTTCGTCGTCTCCGTGTTCTGGTCGTTGATGGTGGATGTCTTCAATGCCGAACAGGGAAAGCGTCTGTTCGGGTTTCTGGCCGCCGGTGCGACCGTGGGCGGGATCGCCGGTTCCAGCCTGACCTCTGGCCTCGTGGCAACGTTGGGTCAGACGTGGCTGATGATCGCCTGCGTTGTGCTGTTGGAAGTGGCGGTTTTCGCAGCGCGTCGTCTGGTGCGCATGAGTCAGGACTTTGAGCGTAGCGAAGACGATAAGGCGATCCAGTGCGCAATGGGCGGCGGCGTGTTTGCCGGAATGAGCCATACGCTGCGCTCCCCGTACTTGCTGGGCATTGCGGCGTTCATCCTGCTGTATTCGGTCACGTCCACGGTGCTGTACTTCCAGCAAGCGGCCATCGCCGAGGCAAGCTTCTCCGATCGCGCTGCCCGAACCGCCTTCTTTGCGGACATCGACTTTTGGGTGAACGTACTGACTCTCGTCTTCCAGTTGTTCCTAACCGGTCGGTTGCTGAAGAAATTGGGGGTCACGGTCATCCTCTGCGCCCTTCCGCTGTGCAGCGTGATCGGTTTCACGTCGTTGTCCCTGTCATCGACCGTGGCAGTATTCGTCGCCGTGCAGGTCGCTAGGCGCGTCAGCAACTTTGCACTGGCCCGGCCTACACGCGAAGTACTCTTCACGTCGGTGACGAGGGAAGATCGGTACAAGGCCAAGAACTTCATCGACACCGTGGTTTACCGCGCAGGCGACCAGGTGGGCAGTTGGTCGTATGCCGCCATGCTGGGACTGGGACTGAGCATGAGCGGCATCGCGATCGTGGCCGTGCCCTTGTCGGTAGGCTGGCTGCTGCTGAGTGTATGGCTGGGGCTGCGACACAATAAGCAGATGGCCACGAGCACCGGAGACACGCCTCTTGTGACTCAAGGGGCTAGTTACGACCAGGCTGCAAGATAG
- a CDS encoding NADPH-dependent F420 reductase: protein MRIGIVGAGSHGGTIGRLWVQAGHEVMFSTRNPSELEAMVKELGPRASVGTSQQAAEFGTVIFFATPYNALPQLGRDLAPTLRGKIVLDATNPPPDEGNPLSREAYANGVGETSAKYLPGTRLVRAFSATDASSINASSRGDVEKLGVPLASNDAQALQVAAQLVRDVGSEPVITGDLASARTFQRGGPGFRANTDAAALRKLLGLPPDA from the coding sequence ATGCGCATAGGCATCGTCGGGGCTGGCTCCCACGGCGGGACGATCGGCCGCCTCTGGGTCCAGGCGGGGCATGAGGTTATGTTCTCCACGCGTAACCCGTCAGAGCTGGAAGCGATGGTAAAAGAGCTGGGGCCAAGGGCTTCAGTGGGCACCTCGCAGCAAGCAGCTGAGTTCGGCACGGTCATATTCTTCGCCACGCCCTACAACGCACTGCCCCAGCTTGGTCGCGATCTGGCGCCGACCTTGCGCGGGAAAATCGTCCTGGATGCGACCAATCCGCCACCGGACGAGGGCAATCCGCTGTCCCGCGAAGCCTACGCCAACGGTGTTGGCGAGACGTCCGCCAAGTACCTGCCCGGGACACGGCTGGTACGTGCCTTCAGCGCAACCGATGCGTCATCGATCAATGCATCCTCGCGTGGCGACGTGGAAAAGCTGGGTGTGCCCCTTGCCAGCAACGACGCCCAGGCCCTTCAAGTCGCTGCGCAACTGGTGCGCGACGTCGGCAGCGAACCGGTGATCACCGGCGACTTGGCTTCCGCGCGCACCTTCCAGCGAGGCGGCCCCGGATTTCGAGCCAACACCGATGCGGCAGCGTTGCGCAAGCTATTGGGCCTGCCTCCTGACGCATGA
- a CDS encoding TetR/AcrR family transcriptional regulator, whose product MTERKTTVAKPRRKPVQSRSWQTSLAIQDAFVQLLVEGEYDQITIRDIVMVAGVALGSFYEYFSSKEELARTCVHFRSKRILKTLEKSRADAAGSPMAQGAERAVQALMDMVLDDHARWGQHFLLERLHSPLAQYRAEYTRFTFQWKSLLEASSDWPTGQEAQRPALMLSMLIYGALTHTALSDKGNLDKEEVCQQLRLAVTSYLAAWS is encoded by the coding sequence ATGACTGAGCGAAAGACAACAGTTGCTAAGCCTCGTCGAAAGCCTGTGCAGTCGCGCTCGTGGCAGACGTCGCTAGCGATTCAAGATGCCTTTGTTCAGCTTTTGGTAGAAGGGGAATACGATCAGATCACGATTCGTGACATCGTGATGGTGGCCGGAGTCGCGCTTGGGAGCTTTTATGAGTACTTCTCCAGCAAGGAGGAACTGGCACGAACCTGTGTTCACTTCCGGTCAAAGCGAATACTGAAGACACTGGAGAAAAGTCGAGCAGACGCTGCTGGCTCACCGATGGCACAGGGTGCTGAGAGGGCGGTGCAGGCTCTGATGGACATGGTTTTGGATGACCATGCGCGTTGGGGGCAACACTTCCTGCTTGAGCGCCTCCACAGCCCGTTGGCGCAGTACCGAGCTGAATATACCCGGTTCACTTTTCAGTGGAAGTCGCTACTGGAGGCTTCCTCGGATTGGCCAACCGGTCAAGAGGCCCAGCGGCCGGCGCTGATGCTTTCTATGTTGATCTATGGAGCTCTGACGCACACCGCATTGTCAGATAAAGGGAATCTCGACAAAGAGGAGGTGTGCCAGCAACTGCGCCTTGCTGTGACAAGCTATCTTGCAGCCTGGTCGTAA
- a CDS encoding isovaleryl-CoA dehydrogenase, whose translation MSAIENALLFQNSTAEPDAYGAVTHVIENQPTDLANYNLFNADIALKEIVALAGAHWAIADLERFGALIGTAEYLEQGHLANKFQPEFDTHDRQGRRVDQVRFHPSYHALLKVAFEEGLHSSPWTHPKTGAHVARAAKFYLQCQVEAGHGCPIAMTFAATRAIQMQPDLAAQWLPKITATHYDPRNIPSEQKQALTIGMAMTEKQGGSDVRANATRAIPVGIEGPGQAYELVGHKFFVSAPMSDAFLVLAQAPGGLSCFLMPRWRPDGSKNPMQVQRLKKKMGNTSNAAGETELRGALAWMVGPEGKGVSTIIEMVAMTRFDCMILSSGGMRMALAQALYHCRNRSAFGKRLSDQPLMQNVLADLALESEAALSMTLRIARALDQRGNAHEEHMARLGTALGKYWICKRTAQHAVEAMECTGGSGFMEDGPMPRLYREAPLNAIWEGCGNVQCLDVIRIFKKEPEAVAAFFDEVRVQHVLLDRYVDELQNDLVDLSDIEYRARDIVDRMAIAFQAAQLLKTSPSFVAEAFCRSRLESRGHHQYGALPRGVDVVAIMERALPSQLN comes from the coding sequence ATGTCCGCCATTGAAAACGCTCTACTCTTTCAGAACAGTACCGCAGAGCCCGATGCCTACGGCGCGGTGACTCACGTTATCGAGAATCAGCCGACGGATCTGGCGAACTACAACCTCTTCAATGCCGACATCGCGTTGAAAGAGATTGTTGCGCTTGCGGGTGCCCACTGGGCCATCGCAGACCTTGAGCGTTTTGGCGCACTGATCGGCACCGCCGAATACCTTGAACAAGGCCATCTTGCCAATAAGTTCCAGCCCGAGTTCGATACGCATGATAGACAGGGACGTCGCGTTGACCAAGTGCGCTTTCACCCTTCCTACCACGCATTGTTGAAGGTGGCGTTCGAGGAGGGCCTGCACTCTTCTCCCTGGACGCATCCAAAAACCGGAGCTCATGTAGCGCGGGCCGCGAAGTTCTACCTTCAATGTCAGGTCGAAGCCGGGCATGGCTGCCCTATCGCCATGACGTTTGCGGCTACGCGCGCAATTCAGATGCAACCTGATCTTGCTGCACAGTGGCTGCCCAAGATCACGGCCACGCATTACGACCCCCGTAACATTCCCTCGGAACAGAAGCAGGCTCTCACCATTGGTATGGCCATGACCGAAAAGCAGGGTGGATCGGATGTGCGCGCAAACGCCACCCGCGCCATTCCTGTCGGTATCGAGGGGCCTGGTCAGGCCTATGAACTGGTTGGCCACAAGTTTTTCGTTTCCGCCCCAATGTCTGACGCATTTCTGGTGCTTGCACAAGCGCCTGGTGGTCTGTCCTGCTTCCTCATGCCTCGCTGGAGACCGGACGGAAGCAAGAACCCGATGCAGGTGCAGCGACTCAAGAAGAAGATGGGAAACACCTCAAACGCAGCAGGAGAAACGGAGTTACGCGGAGCACTTGCCTGGATGGTTGGGCCGGAAGGTAAAGGCGTCTCGACCATCATCGAGATGGTCGCGATGACCCGTTTCGACTGCATGATCCTCTCATCGGGCGGCATGCGGATGGCCCTTGCCCAGGCTCTCTACCATTGCCGAAATCGCTCTGCTTTCGGCAAGCGCCTCAGCGATCAACCGCTGATGCAGAACGTCCTGGCTGACCTTGCATTGGAAAGCGAGGCTGCGCTGTCAATGACACTGCGAATCGCACGCGCGTTGGATCAACGCGGAAATGCACATGAAGAGCACATGGCGCGCTTGGGCACCGCGTTGGGGAAGTACTGGATCTGCAAGCGCACGGCGCAACATGCTGTTGAGGCCATGGAGTGCACCGGAGGAAGCGGCTTCATGGAAGACGGCCCGATGCCGCGCCTCTATCGCGAGGCACCCCTGAATGCCATCTGGGAAGGGTGTGGCAACGTGCAGTGCCTCGATGTGATCCGTATATTCAAAAAGGAGCCAGAGGCAGTGGCCGCATTTTTCGACGAAGTCAGGGTCCAGCACGTGCTGCTCGATCGGTATGTTGATGAGCTTCAAAATGACCTGGTCGACTTGAGCGATATTGAGTACAGGGCCCGAGACATCGTAGATCGCATGGCGATCGCATTTCAGGCGGCCCAACTGCTCAAGACATCGCCAAGTTTCGTAGCTGAGGCATTCTGCAGATCTCGCCTAGAAAGCCGCGGCCATCACCAATACGGGGCACTGCCTCGCGGGGTCGATGTAGTTGCAATCATGGAACGAGCGCTTCCATCCCAACTCAACTGA
- a CDS encoding alpha/beta hydrolase, which translates to MSNDIDGLSPRDVASSHSRRQVLKASASLAALPLMAMVASSAKAADNGQTAAALTPVAADAKAEAFINGMADLMSHSTRTPILRWPHEYGLEFEEIFFPAIDGVPIEGWFIPAKSDKLLIFNHPMPCNRYGYPGHLAPWQDFGGFEVNFLPEYKILHDAGYNILIYDMRNHGRSGTGSGGINGHGVLEYRDVIGSMRYAKSRADTRKMRTALYSRCLGANASIVGMHKHPDEFAHIKAMIALQPVSPAVFVATAVENQKIANGVALFDVALHRRTGYHLADVWPMEYAKSVKLPTLVAQVRADFLTKPSNVQEIYDTISSKDKTLFWIEGTDQRFEGYNYFGKNPKLVLDWLAARV; encoded by the coding sequence ATGAGCAATGACATTGACGGCCTCTCCCCGCGCGACGTCGCAAGTTCACACAGCCGCCGCCAGGTTCTCAAAGCAAGCGCATCGCTGGCTGCACTCCCCCTGATGGCGATGGTCGCATCCAGCGCAAAGGCCGCAGACAACGGGCAGACCGCCGCAGCCCTCACGCCAGTGGCAGCCGATGCGAAGGCCGAGGCCTTCATCAACGGCATGGCTGACCTCATGTCCCATTCGACGCGCACGCCCATCCTGCGCTGGCCACACGAGTACGGCCTTGAGTTCGAGGAGATCTTCTTTCCGGCCATCGATGGCGTGCCGATCGAGGGCTGGTTCATTCCTGCCAAATCCGACAAGCTGCTGATCTTTAACCACCCGATGCCCTGCAACCGCTACGGTTATCCGGGACATCTGGCTCCATGGCAGGACTTCGGCGGATTTGAAGTAAACTTCCTGCCGGAGTACAAGATCCTTCACGACGCCGGCTACAACATCCTCATTTACGACATGCGCAACCACGGGCGCAGTGGCACGGGCAGCGGCGGGATCAACGGCCATGGGGTGCTGGAGTACCGGGACGTGATCGGCTCCATGCGCTATGCCAAGTCGCGAGCCGACACCCGCAAGATGCGCACCGCGCTATACAGCCGATGCCTGGGAGCCAACGCCAGCATCGTAGGCATGCACAAACACCCGGATGAATTCGCGCATATCAAGGCGATGATCGCGCTGCAGCCGGTGTCGCCGGCCGTGTTCGTGGCAACGGCTGTCGAGAACCAGAAGATTGCCAATGGCGTTGCACTCTTCGACGTGGCGCTTCACCGGCGCACGGGCTACCACCTGGCTGACGTGTGGCCCATGGAGTACGCAAAGTCCGTGAAACTGCCAACCCTGGTTGCCCAGGTGCGGGCAGACTTCCTGACCAAGCCCTCTAACGTGCAGGAGATCTACGACACGATCTCCTCCAAGGACAAGACGCTGTTCTGGATCGAAGGGACGGACCAGCGCTTCGAGGGCTACAACTACTTCGGCAAGAATCCGAAGCTCGTGCTGGATTGGCTCGCGGCGCGAGTCTGA
- a CDS encoding c-type cytochrome, which yields MNTPANPHNTQQTVPFTRSAAFASFAVILATGTLWPGYAVANQALVQKNACIACHQSATRVVGPSWKEITEKYSDGKVTAEQLAASIKGGSSGRWGVMPMPPQAQVSDADLTVIAQWLLDGAK from the coding sequence ATGAACACCCCCGCGAACCCACACAACACCCAGCAGACGGTGCCCTTCACGCGGAGTGCAGCGTTCGCGTCATTCGCTGTGATCCTTGCAACTGGCACCCTGTGGCCGGGCTACGCCGTAGCGAACCAAGCCCTAGTGCAGAAAAACGCCTGTATTGCCTGTCACCAGTCCGCCACACGGGTGGTTGGCCCCTCATGGAAAGAGATCACTGAAAAGTACAGTGATGGCAAGGTTACCGCCGAGCAACTTGCCGCAAGCATCAAGGGCGGCAGCTCTGGAAGGTGGGGGGTGATGCCGATGCCGCCTCAGGCGCAGGTGTCGGATGCGGACCTGACGGTGATCGCGCAGTGGCTGCTCGACGGTGCGAAATGA